The Nitrospira sp. genome includes the window GCCACCAGCACGCGATAGGTGCCCCGCCGAAACCCTTCCAACGCCGCCCGGCGCTGCGGGAGCGTCCGTCCACCATGAAGCACTGCGACACGGTGTCCGGCAGTACCCAACAGGTTGCCGAGCCGATCGGCCCGATGTTTGGTTCTGGTAAAGACCAGGACCGTGTCGTCTTCCGGTTGCAGCAGCGACATGAGCAGCGCATTTTTACGGTCGTGCGTGGTGTGATGCACGGCTTGCGATACGCCGTCGGCCGTCGTGGCTGACTTGGTGACCATCACCCGCACAGGATCTTTCACCGAGGCCTGGGCCAAACGCGCGAGATCGGTCGGCATGGTGGCCGAAAACAGCAACGTCTGCCGCTCTTCAGGCATGGCGTCGAGGATCTGGTTGATTTGGGGCGCAAACCCCATGTCCAGCATCCGGTCGGCCTCGTCCAGCACCAGGATGGTCATCGCCAACAGGCTAATCGTGCCGTTCCACATATGGTCAAGCAAGCGCCCCGGGGTGGCCACGATGATATCCGGCCGCTGCCGCAACCCTCGCACCTGCGCTTGCATATCAGCCCCGCCGACCACCGTGGTGGCGAACAGCTGCAAGTCGCGGCCTAAGGCATCAATCGTCGCCTGGATTTGAATGGCTAGTTCGCGCGTCGGCGCGAGAATGAGAGCGCGTGGTTGCCCTTTGGGTGCCCCGCTCAACCGCTCCAGCATGGGAATGACAAACGCGGCCGTCTTGCCTGTGCCGGTTTGCGCGCAGCCCAACACATCCCGGCCCGCCAAGGCCTGGGGAATCGCCTGGGCCTGGATGGCCGTCGGTTCAACAAAACCCGCGTTGGTCAGATTTCGTAACAGGGTGGGAGACACACCAAGGGACTCAAAACTCGTACACGCAGTCGTCTGCACACAGCTATCCTTTCGTTGTGGATCGCATTAAGACGGGATCAGAGAACCGAGGGGAGGGTGAATCCGGAGGGAGTTCAGCTCCAAACTGGACCTGGTCGCGATGCGATCGCGCGGTCCACGGTAGAGGAGGCACAGCACTGGTGGACCGATACAGTGCTGTGAATAACATGACTGTACCCCATGGTGCCTCGACTGGTCAACAGGTCCGCCGTTTTCCGCAACGCGGACCGCCGCCGATGGAAACGGGAGGATTGGCTCGACATTCACATTTCCCTATACTGCCTGCGAACCCAGGACACGCGCGCCGACATGCGACTATCAGTGCGGCCTCTTCCGCTTCTCATCGTGCTCCTTGCCTCTGGATGTACATCCACGCCTCCCACTTGCCCACCGGGAACGCATCCGATCGTGCTGGACTCGCTGCATTTCGGAACGGCGAAGCCGGAGGGAGTCGTGACGGACCAGGAATGGGACACATTCCTCAATGACACCGTGGGGCTGGAGTTCCCTGAAGGCCTGACATCCTGGACCACCTACGGACGCTGGAGGAATCCCAGTGGCTCAGTCACGACAGAAACATCGCATCTGCTCCAACTCGCGCATGACGGAGGGAAGGATCAGGAACGCCGGGTTCAATGGGTCATCCACACCTACAAATCACGATTTCACCAGGACGCGGTCATGCGGATCCGTTCGCTCGTCTGCCGCTCTTTTTAAGAACCGTTCAGGAATCGCCCCCCTGCACCTCGATTGCCATTCGGAAGGCTTTCGCTCTCTCGATGCCTTCACTGAAGAATCCCGCTTAGGGCGTCGTACACCGGTCCGGAATCTGCCAGTCGATCGGCGACTCCCCGACCTCCCTGAGAGCCTGATTAATTCTTGAGAAGCTTCGAGAGCCAAAAAACTTCTTGGCCGAGAGCGGCGACGGATGCGCGCAGGAAATCACGACATGCCGGGGATTCGTGACCAGCGCCTGCTTTTTCTTCGCTTCGCCTCCCCACAGCACAAATACCACTCGGTTCGTCTTTGCATTCACCAGTCGAATGACCGAATCGGTAAAAAATTGCCAGGGCTGGCGATGAGAGTTCGGACTGTGCGTGCGAACGGTCAACGCCGCATTGAGCATCAGTATCCCCTGGCGGGCCCAATGCTCCAGGCAGCCGTGATCGGGGATGCGGCATCCTACATCGTGATGCAGTTCGCGAAAGATATTTCTCAGCGAGGGCGGCAGGGAACGAACGTGCGGTTGAACAGAAAAACACAGGCCATGGGCCATTCCTGGGGTGTGATAGGGGTCTTGTCCCAGAAGCAAAACTTTGACAGAGTGATAGGGCGTCAGCTCGAACGCCCTGAAGATATCCGGCTGCGGCGGTAAAAGCATCTGCCCGTCGGCCGCTTCCCGCTCCAGAAATGTTTCCAGCTGGCGATAGGCCGCACTGCCCGCCTCCTGTTCGAGCAGCTGCTTCCAATCGGGTGGAAGGGGCGGCAAACTACCCACGGCGGGTCACGACCTCGTTTGTTCGGAACGGCCCACCCGCTGGTGTGCGAACGGTGACAGTGCTTCGGTCATCCAGTGATGCTGTCATGATTCCTGTGCTGTGCGCCACAAGGCTGTCGATGTAGCGCATCTTTCGATTGCGAATCAAGCTGGCCATCATGGTCAACCCGTCCGACCAGTCACAACGATTGAGACAATCCATTTCCCTGCGGCAGCCATCGATGAAAACCCACGGCCTCGGAAATGCAGACGTCGCTCCATGCGTTCACCATCCGCACCAAAGCCAAGCCCCCATACAAGAAGGAAGAACCGCCATGCGTCATGAAACCTCAGCGGTGACACCTGTCCACAACTTTCCGTCCGAACATCCCTACTGGGCCAGCCTCCTGCTTGCCCTGGCGACAACCCCGGTGTTCCTCTCACTCACCAGGCCCTTAGCCCAACAATGGGCCGCTCTGCTGTTAGCGCTGATTGGAGGGGCCTATGTGGGATTCGCCGCGCACGATGGTCGGCCGCATGCCAGCCACATCGAACTGGCAGGCGCACTGGCCTTTGCCGCCCTCGGTCTGGCCGGCCTTCAATACCACCCCCTCTGGATCGTTCTTGGCGACATGGGGCATGGATGTTGGGATCTCTTGCATCACCACCCTGGCCCATAGGCCGACATGCCCGGTTTGTATATCCCGTTCTGCGTCATCTGTGACTGGATCCTCGGCACGTTCTTGTGATCTGATGGTGGTAAGGGAGGGAGCCGTGCATGGCCGCACAGCGTCAACGCTATCAATATAAGGCTACAGTCTCGCCGCCAAGTCTGCCACGATCACGTCCGGCTTATCGCTCGGCGCATAGCGCTTCACGACTTTTCCATCGGCGCCGACAAGAAACTTGGTGAAATTCCATTTGATCGCCTCAGTCCCGAGAATCCCTGACTTTTCCGACTTGAGATATTGGTAGAGCGGGTGTGCGTGAGGGCCGTTGACTTCCGTCTTAGCGAACATCGGAAAGGTGACGCCGAAATTCCTACTGCAGAACTGCGCGATCGCCGCCTCTCTATCCGGCGCTTGATGCCCAAACTGGTCGCAGGGAAAACCGAGGACGACGACGCCTCTTTCCTTGAACGTGTCGTAGAGCGCTTGGAGCCCCGCGTACTGGGGCGTGAAGCCGCATTGGCTCGCGACATTGACGATGAGCAAGGTCTTGCCGCGATAGATCTCCATGTTCTGTGGCTGACCGGTGATTGTGACAAGATCGATGTCATAAATGTTCATAGACGGTGTTTCCAGTGCTATTTGTGACGCTTCACATGCGTTGTCAGCGAGGGAAGCAGGCTCAGCCTTGAGCGTTCACGCCTCCCGAATTGAAGAAACGTGAGCTCGACTTCTACGGTCATCGGCAATCAGACCGAGTCGTACCATTTCGTGAAAATCCTGTGCTGTCGGAGCACGGTACCGGCCGAGCACGAAATCAGCCCCTAGGAGCAAGTTAAAATTGCAGTCTGGATATCGGTGGTGCAGGTAGTGATATCGTCTCAGAAACTTGACATAGCCTGTCTGCAAAATCCACCGGAGCAGGAGAGGCCCACGTACAATTTCTTCGCAAGGTTGATGCAGAGAAGGATGCACAAATATGGTGACACACGAGTACGCCGTGAAGCCGGGAAGAATGCCCACCAACACCCATGGGTCACATACAAGACCGACTAGACATACCCATGGCACCATTGGCAAGTTGAACCATACCAGGCCGATCCCGCGCAGCGTCAACCCGTACTGCTCTCGACGGATCAAGGGGCTGTGATGCTTCTGTATTTTCTCATCAATCGAGGCTTTCTCTCGTTCACTGGAAAATTGTGTCACAAAATCTCGCCGATACGTCCACCGGTGATGGACGATGCCGTGAGAAAAATACGCGCGCCGGAATGGTGCACTCATCCATGGATATCACGCCCACAGTCGGCGAATTCGAGGCCCTGCGTGGTGGATGGCCCGATGCAGGCTGGACTCCATGAGAGACGCAATGGCATAGCCGAGTAGGAGCCCAGCAACAACGTGGATAACTAGGGGCACAATCGCCTCATGGGCACGAGGCTACGTACACACAAGCGCCCTGTCAATAGTCGGACGGCGGCGCCGTCAACGATGGACCTGCTTCACACCCACCCAGCCGAATGCCGCCGCTTTTCTCTGCACAGACTCAATCGAATGGGCTATCTTTAGCCATGCGCATTGCAACCTGGAATGTGAACTCACTGAAAGCTCGCCTGGAAAAGGTCTTGTGGTGGCTAGATCGAGCGAAGCCGGATGTGTTGCTTTTGCAGGAAACGAAACTGTCGGACGAGGACGCACCAGTCGACGCGTTTGAGCAAGCCGGCTATGAACTGGCGCACCACGGGGAAGGACGATGGAACGGCGTGGCGATCGCCAGTCGGAGCGGCATTGATCGCGTGATCACGAACTTCGGAAAGCCGTTGCGGCCGGCGCAGACATCTGAAACCTGTGATGATGAACCGCTGGCTGAGGCGAGGATGCTCGCTGCCGAATGCGGCGGTGTGCGGATCATCTGCGTGTACGCGCCGAACGGCCGGGAGGTCGATTCGCCGTTTTATGAAGCGAAGCTCCTGTGGTTTGACAAGCTGTCTCGCTGGATCAATCAGGCCGTCACTCCGGATACAGCAGTCGTTATCGGCGGTGATTTCAATGTGGCACCCGACGATATCGATGTATGGGATCCCGCCGCCTGTCATG containing:
- a CDS encoding DEAD/DEAH box helicase; its protein translation is MQTTACTSFESLGVSPTLLRNLTNAGFVEPTAIQAQAIPQALAGRDVLGCAQTGTGKTAAFVIPMLERLSGAPKGQPRALILAPTRELAIQIQATIDALGRDLQLFATTVVGGADMQAQVRGLRQRPDIIVATPGRLLDHMWNGTISLLAMTILVLDEADRMLDMGFAPQINQILDAMPEERQTLLFSATMPTDLARLAQASVKDPVRVMVTKSATTADGVSQAVHHTTHDRKNALLMSLLQPEDDTVLVFTRTKHRADRLGNLLGTAGHRVAVLHGGRTLPQRRAALEGFRRGTYRVLVATDIAARGIDVANIGHVINYDVPNCPEDYVHRIGRTARMRTTGRATTFVTVEDQPQLQAIERLLGQAVPRAEGSATSQSMSAQPDGRAPRSEPGRRRRRGRSAQGWRQTADGGSRDADGGIKNGSDVGPVS
- a CDS encoding DUF3574 domain-containing protein; this encodes MLDSLHFGTAKPEGVVTDQEWDTFLNDTVGLEFPEGLTSWTTYGRWRNPSGSVTTETSHLLQLAHDGGKDQERRVQWVIHTYKSRFHQDAVMRIRSLVCRSF
- a CDS encoding uracil-DNA glycosylase, producing MPPLPPDWKQLLEQEAGSAAYRQLETFLEREAADGQMLLPPQPDIFRAFELTPYHSVKVLLLGQDPYHTPGMAHGLCFSVQPHVRSLPPSLRNIFRELHHDVGCRIPDHGCLEHWARQGILMLNAALTVRTHSPNSHRQPWQFFTDSVIRLVNAKTNRVVFVLWGGEAKKKQALVTNPRHVVISCAHPSPLSAKKFFGSRSFSRINQALREVGESPIDWQIPDRCTTP
- a CDS encoding glutathione peroxidase yields the protein MNIYDIDLVTITGQPQNMEIYRGKTLLIVNVASQCGFTPQYAGLQALYDTFKERGVVVLGFPCDQFGHQAPDREAAIAQFCSRNFGVTFPMFAKTEVNGPHAHPLYQYLKSEKSGILGTEAIKWNFTKFLVGADGKVVKRYAPSDKPDVIVADLAARL
- the xth gene encoding exodeoxyribonuclease III, with product MRIATWNVNSLKARLEKVLWWLDRAKPDVLLLQETKLSDEDAPVDAFEQAGYELAHHGEGRWNGVAIASRSGIDRVITNFGKPLRPAQTSETCDDEPLAEARMLAAECGGVRIICVYAPNGREVDSPFYEAKLLWFDKLSRWINQAVTPDTAVVIGGDFNVAPDDIDVWDPAACHGGTHVSERERQAFSRLLAAGFLDAYRLHHPEQHRYTWWDYRAGHFHKNIGMRIDHLLVTTTLKDRLVWTEIDREARKGKPLPSDHAPVVIDLDKPGHPFDAGWASAESRIATRLRK